In Collimonas arenae, a single genomic region encodes these proteins:
- the rplQ gene encoding 50S ribosomal protein L17, with protein MRHRHGLRKLNRTSSHRLAMLRNMTVSLLRHEAIKTTLPKAKELRRVIEPILTLGKTDTLANKRLAFARLRDREMVLKLFAELGPRYANRNGGYLRILKMGFRVGDNAPMAYIELMDRPEISDDAEVPTAD; from the coding sequence ATGCGTCACCGTCACGGCCTTCGTAAATTAAATCGTACCTCTTCCCACCGTCTGGCCATGTTGCGCAACATGACTGTTTCGCTGCTGCGTCACGAAGCAATCAAGACCACATTGCCAAAGGCAAAAGAACTGCGTCGCGTGATCGAACCGATCCTGACATTGGGCAAGACCGACACACTGGCAAACAAGCGCCTGGCGTTTGCTCGCCTGCGCGACCGCGAAATGGTCTTGAAGCTGTTTGCTGAACTGGGCCCACGTTACGCTAACCGTAACGGCGGCTACCTGCGCATCCTGAAAATGGGTTTCCGCGTTGGCGATAACGCTCCTATGGCTTACATCGAGCTGATGGACCGTCCGGAAATCAGCGACGACGCTGAAGTACCGACGGCGGACTAA
- the dsbD gene encoding protein-disulfide reductase DsbD: MFKSLKQLSVLFAMLFVFSLAHADDDDYLAPEVAFKFSARMADAKTAEVTYAIADGYYMYRERFHFKAEGATLGEPQIPGGTVKFDQTFNKNVETYHHSVTIRLPVEANGNFTLISTGQGCADKGLCYPPMDSRISLSTTGSSGGGGLLSAMGIAKTGGAAIDTPQAAAANTASSAINVAPIAGNAAQTGPQDPESSRIESSLKGGKLLVIMPLFLLLGLGLAFTPCVLPMVPILSSIIVGEGTQVSRRRGFLLSVTYALGMALVYTALGVAAGLAGEGLAATLQNPWVLSAFALLMVLMSLSMFGFYELQLPSAFQTKLTKASDQQSAGKLIGVFVMGAISALIVGPCVAAPLAGALVYISQTRDVVIGGSALFSMAVGMSIPLILVGISAGSLLPRAGAWMESVKRFFGVLMLAVALWMISPVIPALAQMLGWAVLGIGYGAFLLWGKSSGAWFAKAFGVVCMVCGAVQLVGGITGGRDVLAPLAHLGGAQQGAHTQFVRVKSVAELDAALAQTNGKPALLDFYADWCVSCKEMEKFTFTDPRVQTRFGDMILLQIDVTANNADDKAMLKRFNLFGPPGIIFFDGKGQEVPRGRVIGYQNSDKFLQSLSILDAKT; encoded by the coding sequence ATGTTTAAGTCTCTCAAGCAATTGTCAGTGCTGTTTGCCATGTTGTTTGTATTTTCCCTTGCGCATGCAGACGATGACGATTATCTGGCGCCGGAAGTGGCGTTCAAGTTTTCCGCCCGCATGGCTGACGCCAAGACCGCTGAGGTGACCTACGCGATCGCTGATGGTTACTATATGTACCGTGAACGCTTCCACTTCAAAGCTGAAGGTGCCACGCTGGGCGAGCCGCAAATCCCTGGCGGTACTGTCAAGTTCGACCAGACTTTCAACAAGAACGTCGAAACCTACCATCACAGCGTCACCATTCGCCTGCCAGTCGAGGCAAATGGCAATTTCACCTTAATTTCCACAGGCCAGGGATGTGCCGACAAGGGCCTTTGTTATCCGCCCATGGATTCGCGCATCAGCCTGTCCACCACTGGCAGTAGCGGCGGTGGCGGCTTGCTGAGTGCAATGGGTATCGCTAAAACCGGTGGTGCTGCAATCGATACGCCACAGGCCGCTGCTGCAAATACCGCCAGTTCAGCTATCAACGTGGCGCCAATTGCGGGTAATGCCGCTCAGACCGGACCGCAAGATCCTGAATCCAGCCGCATCGAATCCTCGCTGAAGGGTGGCAAGCTGCTGGTGATCATGCCTCTATTTTTGCTGTTGGGTCTTGGTCTGGCGTTCACGCCGTGCGTGCTGCCAATGGTGCCTATCCTGTCATCAATTATCGTCGGCGAGGGCACGCAAGTCAGTCGCCGTCGCGGTTTCCTGCTTTCCGTTACTTACGCGCTTGGGATGGCGCTGGTCTATACCGCGCTCGGCGTAGCTGCTGGGTTAGCCGGTGAGGGCCTGGCGGCTACCTTGCAGAACCCTTGGGTATTGTCGGCGTTCGCTTTGTTGATGGTACTGATGTCTTTGTCGATGTTCGGTTTTTATGAGCTGCAATTGCCATCCGCTTTCCAAACCAAATTGACCAAAGCTTCTGACCAGCAATCTGCGGGTAAATTGATCGGTGTGTTTGTCATGGGGGCGATTTCGGCATTGATCGTCGGCCCGTGCGTCGCGGCGCCGCTAGCCGGGGCGCTGGTGTATATCAGCCAAACGCGTGACGTGGTGATCGGCGGCAGTGCATTGTTTTCAATGGCGGTCGGCATGAGCATACCGCTGATTCTTGTGGGTATTTCCGCCGGCTCGCTGTTGCCGCGCGCCGGCGCTTGGATGGAGTCGGTAAAGCGTTTCTTTGGCGTGCTGATGTTGGCGGTGGCCTTATGGATGATATCGCCGGTGATTCCCGCGTTAGCGCAAATGCTTGGCTGGGCTGTATTGGGCATCGGTTACGGCGCCTTCTTGCTGTGGGGTAAATCCTCCGGCGCCTGGTTCGCCAAGGCCTTCGGCGTGGTATGCATGGTCTGCGGTGCGGTGCAACTGGTTGGCGGCATCACTGGTGGCCGCGATGTATTGGCGCCGCTGGCGCATCTAGGCGGTGCGCAACAAGGTGCGCACACGCAGTTTGTCCGGGTCAAATCGGTTGCGGAACTGGATGCGGCGCTAGCCCAGACCAATGGCAAACCCGCATTGCTGGATTTTTACGCTGACTGGTGCGTATCCTGCAAAGAGATGGAGAAATTCACTTTTACCGACCCGCGGGTACAAACGCGTTTTGGCGACATGATCTTGCTGCAAATCGACGTCACTGCCAACAATGCCGACGACAAGGCGATGCTTAAGCGCTTTAATCTGTTTGGACCGCCGGGCATCATCTTCTTTGACGGCAAGGGCCAGGAAGTCCCGCGTGGCCGTGTGATTGGTTATCAGAATTCCGATAAATTCCTGCAATCGCTGTCGATCCTGGATGCAAAAACCTAA
- the rpmJ gene encoding 50S ribosomal protein L36 — MKVLASVKRICRNCKIIKRKGVVRVICTEPRHKQRQG; from the coding sequence ATGAAAGTGCTCGCATCAGTCAAGCGCATCTGCCGCAACTGTAAGATCATTAAGCGCAAAGGCGTGGTTCGCGTCATTTGTACAGAGCCGCGCCATAAACAGCGCCAAGGTTAA
- the rpsK gene encoding 30S ribosomal protein S11, with translation MAKSPNNAAAARVRKKVKKNVAEGIAHIHASFNNTIITITDRQGNALSWATSGGAGFKGSRKSTPFAAQVAAEAAGKVAVECGVKNLEVRIKGPGPGRESAVRALNNLGIKITQIQDVTPVPHNGCRPPKRRRI, from the coding sequence ATGGCAAAGTCCCCAAATAACGCCGCAGCAGCACGTGTGCGTAAAAAAGTTAAAAAGAACGTTGCTGAAGGTATCGCGCATATTCACGCGTCTTTCAACAACACCATCATCACGATTACCGATCGTCAAGGTAACGCGTTGTCGTGGGCGACATCTGGTGGCGCTGGCTTTAAAGGCTCCCGCAAGTCGACTCCATTTGCAGCGCAGGTTGCAGCCGAAGCCGCTGGTAAAGTGGCTGTGGAATGTGGCGTAAAGAACCTGGAAGTACGTATCAAGGGCCCAGGTCCTGGTCGTGAATCCGCTGTTCGCGCATTGAACAACCTGGGTATCAAGATCACCCAGATTCAAGACGTAACACCAGTTCCGCATAACGGTTGCCGCCCACCAAAGCGTCGTCGTATCTAA
- a CDS encoding peroxiredoxin has protein sequence MTLRLGDVAPDFEQDSSLGKIKFYDWAGSSWVVLFSHPADFTPVCTTELGLTSKLKSQFEQRGVKVIALSVDPADKHQEWIKDINETQQTVVGFPIIADADRKVSELYDLIHPNASATATVRSLFVIDPAKKVRLIITYPASTGRNFDEILRVIDSLQLTDNYSVATPGNWKDGEDVVIVPSLQDPEVLKQKFPKGFKIIRPYLRLTPQPNRD, from the coding sequence ATGACCTTACGCCTTGGCGATGTCGCCCCGGATTTTGAGCAAGACTCTTCGCTCGGCAAAATCAAATTCTATGATTGGGCCGGCTCTTCGTGGGTAGTATTATTTTCACATCCAGCGGACTTCACGCCGGTCTGCACCACTGAACTTGGATTGACTTCCAAATTGAAATCGCAGTTTGAACAGCGCGGCGTCAAAGTGATCGCGTTGTCTGTCGACCCTGCCGACAAACATCAGGAGTGGATCAAGGATATCAACGAGACGCAGCAGACCGTGGTCGGTTTCCCGATCATTGCCGATGCCGACCGTAAGGTTTCCGAACTGTATGACCTGATCCACCCGAACGCCAGCGCGACTGCTACTGTGCGCTCCTTGTTCGTGATCGATCCTGCCAAGAAGGTGCGTTTGATCATCACTTATCCAGCCAGTACCGGCCGCAATTTCGACGAAATACTGCGTGTGATCGATTCCCTGCAACTGACCGATAATTATTCGGTGGCCACACCGGGTAACTGGAAAGATGGCGAAGATGTGGTGATCGTTCCATCGTTGCAGGACCCAGAGGTGCTCAAGCAGAAATTCCCTAAAGGTTTCAAGATCATCCGTCCTTATCTGCGGTTGACGCCGCAGCCTAATCGCGACTGA
- a CDS encoding DNA-directed RNA polymerase subunit alpha — translation MQNSLLKPRIIEVEALGAGHAKVVMEPFERGYGHTLGNALRRVLLSSMVGYAPTEVTIAGVVHEYSSLDGVQEDVVDILLNLKGVVFKLHNRDEVTLTLKKDGEGAVLASDIDLPHDVELVNPDHVIAHLTAGGALDMQIKVEKGRGYVPGNVRRLTEDANKTIGRIILDASFSPVRRVSYAVESARVEQRTDLDKLVINIETNGVITPEEAIRQSARVLVDQLNVFAALEGTEAAAEAPSRAPQVDPILLRPVDDLELTVRSANCLKAENIYYIGDLIQRSENELLKTPNLGRKSLNEIKEVLASRGLTLGMKLENWPPAGLEK, via the coding sequence ATGCAAAACAGCTTGTTGAAGCCACGTATTATCGAAGTAGAAGCACTGGGTGCCGGCCACGCTAAAGTCGTGATGGAACCGTTTGAACGTGGTTACGGCCACACCCTGGGCAACGCATTGCGCCGTGTCCTGCTGTCATCGATGGTTGGCTACGCGCCGACTGAAGTAACCATCGCCGGTGTGGTGCATGAGTACTCGTCACTTGACGGTGTGCAGGAAGACGTAGTCGACATCCTGCTGAATCTGAAGGGCGTCGTATTCAAGTTGCATAACCGCGACGAAGTAACACTGACATTGAAAAAAGATGGCGAAGGCGCTGTGCTGGCTTCCGACATCGATCTGCCGCATGACGTAGAGCTGGTTAATCCGGATCACGTGATTGCCCACCTGACTGCCGGTGGCGCACTCGACATGCAGATCAAGGTTGAAAAAGGCCGTGGCTATGTGCCAGGCAACGTTCGCCGCTTGACCGAAGATGCCAACAAGACCATTGGCCGCATCATTCTGGACGCGTCGTTCTCGCCAGTACGCCGTGTTTCCTACGCTGTTGAATCGGCGCGTGTGGAACAACGTACCGATCTGGACAAGCTAGTCATCAACATTGAAACCAATGGCGTGATCACTCCGGAAGAAGCGATTCGCCAATCCGCACGCGTGCTGGTTGACCAATTGAACGTATTCGCTGCACTGGAAGGCACTGAAGCTGCTGCTGAAGCTCCATCCCGCGCACCACAAGTCGATCCAATCCTGTTGCGTCCGGTCGATGATCTGGAACTGACAGTACGTTCGGCTAACTGCCTGAAAGCAGAAAACATCTACTACATTGGCGATCTGATCCAGCGTAGCGAGAATGAACTGCTGAAGACGCCAAACCTGGGCCGCAAGTCCTTGAACGAAATCAAGGAAGTTCTGGCATCCCGTGGTTTGACCTTGGGCATGAAGCTGGAAAACTGGCCGCCTGCAGGTCTGGAAAAGTAA
- the rpsD gene encoding 30S ribosomal protein S4 translates to MARYIGPKAKLSRREGTDLFLKSARRSLDSKCKLDSKPGQHGRTSGARTSDYGNQLREKQKVKRMYGILERQFRRYFAEADRRKGNTGETLLRLLEARLDNVIYRMGFGSTRAESRQLVSHKAFTVNGNVVNIASYQVKTGDVIAVREKAKKQVRIIEALQLAEQGGMPSWVSVDAKKMEGTFKSLPDRNEIANDVNESLIVELYSR, encoded by the coding sequence GTGGCACGTTATATCGGACCTAAAGCAAAACTTTCCCGCCGTGAAGGTACGGACCTGTTCCTGAAGAGCGCACGCCGCTCGCTGGATTCCAAGTGCAAACTGGACTCCAAGCCAGGTCAACACGGCCGCACATCTGGTGCACGTACCTCCGACTACGGTAACCAATTGCGCGAAAAGCAAAAAGTTAAGCGTATGTACGGCATTCTGGAACGCCAGTTCCGTCGTTATTTCGCTGAAGCGGACCGTCGCAAGGGCAACACCGGCGAAACACTGCTGCGTTTGCTGGAAGCACGTCTGGACAACGTCATTTATCGTATGGGTTTTGGTTCGACCCGTGCTGAAAGCCGTCAGCTGGTTTCGCACAAAGCGTTCACCGTCAACGGTAACGTGGTCAATATCGCGTCTTACCAAGTGAAGACCGGCGACGTGATCGCTGTTCGTGAAAAAGCCAAGAAGCAAGTGCGTATCATCGAAGCGCTGCAACTGGCCGAACAAGGTGGCATGCCATCGTGGGTTTCGGTTGATGCGAAGAAAATGGAAGGTACTTTCAAGTCCCTGCCAGACCGTAACGAAATCGCTAACGACGTCAACGAATCGCTGATCGTCGAATTGTATTCGCGTTAA
- the cutA gene encoding divalent-cation tolerance protein CutA, whose amino-acid sequence MLQALLILTNLPDLTSARALAQQLVERKLAACVNLLPAVQSTYRWQGVVEHAAEVTLLIKTVDSRYEELESAIKAAHPYALPEIIALPIVAGLPAYLDWITAETQKDVNV is encoded by the coding sequence ATGTTACAAGCCTTGCTTATACTCACTAACTTGCCGGATCTGACCAGTGCTCGCGCGCTGGCACAGCAGCTGGTGGAACGCAAGCTGGCGGCTTGTGTCAATCTTCTGCCGGCGGTGCAATCGACCTATCGCTGGCAAGGCGTGGTGGAGCACGCGGCGGAAGTGACGCTGCTGATCAAGACCGTGGATAGCCGTTACGAGGAACTGGAAAGCGCCATCAAGGCGGCCCATCCGTACGCATTGCCGGAAATAATTGCCTTACCGATCGTGGCCGGTTTGCCGGCATATCTGGACTGGATTACTGCAGAAACCCAAAAGGACGTGAATGTTTAA
- a CDS encoding magnesium transporter CorA family protein gives MDIFLISDNHVSQSLEIPDTVPVKGFLWIDATHEEVAVDPEAWRSAIECATGVQIYDPHMTDTLNPNHPSYFDSTQDYGMVVFRKLMLNGTAGNGSALSSANGDGKTAASPPPPSTTDNDGAKRKIPAALSKLATQPVTFLIMDHALITVHERYSRTIDATRTRLLELCNKTEKGPHAIRLPASPEDLLLRLINAMVDQYLDLRQPLTTQLDRWQRALLDPRRPFKDWMALLDARIELRKLENLCEEQHDAMQELRDYFVDTDDGIEISRAKDLLLVRINDVMEHITRVLNHARRLESSIESAVQIHFSAVAHRTNEIMRTLTVITALFMPLTLITGIFGMNFEVMPLLKSALGFWLTMGSMALVVVVMLVFFQRRRYLESQALDRR, from the coding sequence ATGGACATCTTTCTCATCAGTGACAACCACGTCAGCCAAAGCCTGGAAATACCGGATACCGTACCGGTCAAAGGTTTCCTCTGGATCGACGCCACCCACGAAGAAGTTGCTGTCGACCCGGAAGCCTGGCGCAGCGCCATCGAGTGCGCCACCGGCGTCCAGATCTACGATCCGCACATGACCGATACGCTGAATCCGAATCATCCGTCGTATTTCGATTCGACGCAGGATTACGGTATGGTGGTATTTCGCAAGCTAATGTTGAACGGGACGGCCGGCAACGGCAGCGCTCTGTCATCGGCGAATGGCGACGGCAAAACTGCCGCGTCGCCACCGCCACCATCGACCACCGATAACGACGGCGCCAAGCGCAAAATCCCGGCAGCATTGAGCAAACTGGCGACCCAGCCGGTGACGTTTCTCATCATGGATCATGCGTTGATCACCGTCCACGAGCGTTATAGCCGCACCATCGACGCCACCCGTACGCGTCTGCTGGAACTGTGCAACAAGACTGAAAAGGGACCGCACGCAATTCGTCTACCCGCCTCGCCGGAAGACCTGCTGCTGCGCCTGATCAACGCCATGGTGGATCAATACCTGGACCTGCGCCAACCCTTGACCACGCAACTGGACCGCTGGCAACGCGCCTTGCTTGACCCGCGCCGGCCATTCAAGGACTGGATGGCGTTGCTGGATGCCCGGATTGAATTGCGCAAACTGGAGAATTTGTGCGAGGAACAGCACGACGCAATGCAGGAGCTGCGCGATTACTTTGTCGACACCGATGACGGCATCGAAATCAGCCGCGCCAAGGATTTGCTGCTGGTTCGCATCAACGACGTGATGGAGCATATTACGCGGGTGCTCAACCATGCGCGCCGCCTGGAATCGTCAATTGAATCGGCGGTGCAAATCCATTTCTCCGCGGTCGCCCACCGCACCAACGAAATCATGCGCACGCTGACCGTGATCACTGCTTTGTTCATGCCCCTGACGCTGATCACAGGCATATTCGGTATGAATTTTGAAGTCATGCCCTTGCTCAAAAGCGCTCTCGGCTTTTGGCTGACGATGGGTAGCATGGCGCTGGTTGTGGTAGTCATGCTGGTGTTTTTCCAGCGCCGCCGTTACTTGGAAAGCCAGGCGCTGGACCGGCGCTGA
- the rpsM gene encoding 30S ribosomal protein S13, with protein sequence MARIAGVNIPNHQHTVIGLTAIYGVGRPRAKVICDSTGILTTKKIKDLDDNELEKLRDEIAKFVVEGDLRRELSMNIKRLMDLGCYRGMRHRKGLPCRGQRTRTNARTRKGPRKAAQSLKK encoded by the coding sequence ATGGCACGTATTGCAGGGGTAAACATCCCCAATCATCAGCACACTGTTATCGGCTTGACAGCCATCTACGGTGTTGGCCGCCCACGCGCAAAAGTAATTTGCGACAGCACGGGTATTTTGACTACGAAGAAGATCAAAGATCTCGACGATAACGAGCTGGAAAAGCTGCGCGACGAAATTGCAAAATTCGTCGTCGAAGGTGATCTGCGTCGTGAACTGTCGATGAACATCAAGCGTTTGATGGATCTGGGTTGCTATCGTGGTATGCGTCATCGCAAAGGCTTGCCTTGCCGTGGCCAACGTACTCGTACCAATGCACGTACCCGCAAGGGCCCGCGCAAAGCCGCTCAATCGCTGAAGAAATAA